The proteins below come from a single Balaenoptera acutorostrata chromosome 2, mBalAcu1.1, whole genome shotgun sequence genomic window:
- the PCP2 gene encoding Purkinje cell protein 2 homolog isoform X3: MMDQEEKEDGGSASCDKAGSPDQEGFFNLLSHVQGGRMEEQRCSLQAGPGPASESQSGPAPEMDSLMDMLASTQGRRMDDQRVTVSALPGFQPVGPKDGVQKRAGTLSPQPLLTPQDPTALSFRRNSSPQPQTQAP, encoded by the exons ATGATGgaccaggaagagaaggaggatggGGGCTCAGCCTCCTGCGACAAG GCAGGCTCCCCAGACCAGGAGGGCTTCTTCAACCTGCTGAGCCACGTGCAGGGCGGCCGGATGGAGGAGCAGCGCTGCTCACTGCAGGCGGGGCCGGGCCCAGCCTCCGAGAGCC AGAGTGGCCCTGCACCCGAGATGGACAGTCTCATGGACATGCTGGCCAGTACCCAGGGCCGCCGCATGGATGACCAGCGTGTGACAGTCAGCGCCTTGCCTGGCTTCCAGCCTGTGGGCCCCAAG GATGGAGTGCAGAAACGAGCCGGGACCCTCAGCCCCCaacccctcctcacccctcagGACCCGACTGCACTCAGCTTCCGTCGAAacagcagcccccagccccagacaCAAGCCCCATGA
- the PCP2 gene encoding Purkinje cell protein 2 homolog isoform X2, translating to MAGSPDQEGFFNLLSHVQGGRMEEQRCSLQAGPGPASESQSGPAPEMDSLMDMLASTQGRRMDDQRVTVSALPGFQPVGPKDGVQKRAGTLSPQPLLTPQDPTALSFRRNSSPQPQTQAP from the exons ATG GCAGGCTCCCCAGACCAGGAGGGCTTCTTCAACCTGCTGAGCCACGTGCAGGGCGGCCGGATGGAGGAGCAGCGCTGCTCACTGCAGGCGGGGCCGGGCCCAGCCTCCGAGAGCC AGAGTGGCCCTGCACCCGAGATGGACAGTCTCATGGACATGCTGGCCAGTACCCAGGGCCGCCGCATGGATGACCAGCGTGTGACAGTCAGCGCCTTGCCTGGCTTCCAGCCTGTGGGCCCCAAG GATGGAGTGCAGAAACGAGCCGGGACCCTCAGCCCCCaacccctcctcacccctcagGACCCGACTGCACTCAGCTTCCGTCGAAacagcagcccccagccccagacaCAAGCCCCATGA
- the PCP2 gene encoding Purkinje cell protein 2 homolog isoform X1 translates to MAGSPDQEGFFNLLSHVQGGRMEEQRCSLQAGPGPASESRESGQGESGPAPEMDSLMDMLASTQGRRMDDQRVTVSALPGFQPVGPKDGVQKRAGTLSPQPLLTPQDPTALSFRRNSSPQPQTQAP, encoded by the exons ATG GCAGGCTCCCCAGACCAGGAGGGCTTCTTCAACCTGCTGAGCCACGTGCAGGGCGGCCGGATGGAGGAGCAGCGCTGCTCACTGCAGGCGGGGCCGGGCCCAGCCTCCGAGAGCCGTGAGAGTGGGCAGGGAG AGAGTGGCCCTGCACCCGAGATGGACAGTCTCATGGACATGCTGGCCAGTACCCAGGGCCGCCGCATGGATGACCAGCGTGTGACAGTCAGCGCCTTGCCTGGCTTCCAGCCTGTGGGCCCCAAG GATGGAGTGCAGAAACGAGCCGGGACCCTCAGCCCCCaacccctcctcacccctcagGACCCGACTGCACTCAGCTTCCGTCGAAacagcagcccccagccccagacaCAAGCCCCATGA
- the LOC103015345 gene encoding protein PET100 homolog, mitochondrial, whose amino-acid sequence MGVKLEVFRMTIYLTFPVAMFWIANQAEWFEDYVVQRKRELWPPEKEDQRQELEEFKERIRKQREEKLLRAAQQRS is encoded by the exons ATGGGGGTGAAGCTGGAGGTGTTTCGG ATGACCATCTACCTCACCTTCCCTGTGGCTATGTTCTGGATTGCCAATCAGGCCGAGTGGTTTGAGGACTATGTCGTACAGCGCAAG AGGGAGCTGTGGCCCCCTGAGAAGGAAGACCAG CGCCAAGAGCTAGAAGAATTCAAAGAAAGGATACGGAAGCAGCGGGAGGAAAAGCTCCTTCGTGCTGCCCAGCAGAGGTCCTGA
- the XAB2 gene encoding pre-mRNA-splicing factor SYF1 has translation MVVMARLSRPERPDLVFEEEDLPYEEEIMRNQFSVKCWLRYIEFKQGAPKPRLNQLYERALKLLPCSYKLWYRYLKARRAQVKHRCVTDPAYEDVNNCHERAFVFMHKMPRLWLDYCQFLMDQGRVTHTRRTFDRALRALPITQHSRIWPLYLRFLRSHPLPETAVRGYRRFLKLSPESAEEYIEYLKSSDRLDEAAQRLATVVNDERFVSKAGKSNYQLWHELCDLISQNPDKVQSLSVDAIIRGGLTRFTDQLGKLWCSLADYYIRSGHFEKARDVYEEAIRTVMTVRDFTQVFDSYAQFEESMIAAKMETASELGREEEDDVDLELRLARFEQLISRRPLLLNSVLLRQNPHHVHEWHKRVALHQGRPREIINTYTEAVQTVDPFKATGKPHTLWVAFAKFYEDNGQLDDARVILEKATKVSFKQVDDLASVWCECGELELRHENYDQALRLLRKATALPARRAEYFDGSEPVQNRVYKSLKVWSMLADLEESLGTFQSTKAVYDRILDLRIATPQIVINYAMFLEEHKYFEESFKAYERGISLFKWPNVSDIWSTYLTKFIARYGGQKLERARDLFEQALDGCPPKYAKTLYLLYAQLEEEWGLARHAMAVYERATRAVEPAQQYDMFNIYIKRAAEIYGVTHTRSIYQKAIEVLSDEHAREMCLRFADMECKLGEIDRARAIYSFCSQICDPRTTGAFWQTWKDFEVRHGNEDTIREMLRIRRSVQATYNTQVNFMASQMLKVSGSATGTVSDLAPGQSGMDDMKLLEQRAEQLAAEAEQDQPSRAQSKILFVRSDASREELAELAQQANPEEIELGEDEDEMDLEPNEVRLEQQSVPAAVFGSLKED, from the exons ATGGTGGTGATGGCGCGCCTCTCGAGGCCCGAGCGGCCGGACCTTGTCTTC gaggaggaggacctCCCCTATGAGGAGGAAATCATGCGGAACCAGTTCTCCGTCAAATGCTGGCTCCGCTACATTGAGTTTAAGCAGGGTGCCCCGAAGCCCAGACTCAATCAGCTGTATGAGCGGGCGCTGAAGCTGCTGCCCTGCAG ctaCAAACTCTGGTACCGCTACCTGAAGGCGCGCCGGGCACAGGTGAAGCATCGCTGTGTGACCGACCCTGCCTACGAAGATGTCAACAACTGCCACGAGAGGGCCTTTGTGTTCATGCacaag ATGCCCCGGCTGTGGCTAGATTACTGCCAGTTCCTGATGGACCAGGGACGCGTCACACACACGCGCCGCACTTTCGACCGTGCCCTCCGAGCGTTGCCCATCACACAGCACTCTCGTATTTGGCCCTTGTACCTGCGCTTCCTGCGCTCACACCCCCTGCCTGAGACCGCCGTGCGGGGCTACCGGCGCTTCCTCAAG CTGAGCCCCGAGAGTGCCGAGGAGTACATCGAGTACCTCAAGTCGAGCGACCGGCTGGACGAGGCTGCACAGCGCCTGGCCACCGTGGTGAACGACGAGCGCTTCGTGTCCAAGGCCGGCAAGTCCAACTACCAG CTGTGGCACGAGCTCTGCGACCTCATCTCCCAGAACCCAGACAAGGTGCAGTCTCTCAGTGTGGACGCCATCATCCGCGGGGGCCTCACCCGCTTCACCGACCAACTGGGCAAGCTCTGGTGCTCGCTGGCCGACTACTACATCCGCAGCGGTCACTTCGAGAAG GCTCGGGACGTGTACGAGGAGGCCATCCGGACCGTGATGACCGTGCGGGACTTCACCCAGGTGTTCGACAGCTATGCCCAGTTCGAGGAGAGCATGATCGCGGCGAAGATGGAGACTGCCTCGGAGCTGGGGCGGGAGGAGGAGG ACGACGTGGACCTGGAGCTGCGCCTGGCTCGCTTTGAGCAGCTCATCAGCCGGCGGCCCCTGCTCCTCAACAGCGTCCTGCTGCGCCAGAACCCGCACCACGTGCACGAGTGGCACAAGCGCGTGGCCCTGCACCAGGGCCGCCCGAGGGAG ATCATCAACACGTACACGGAGGCCGTGCAGACGGTGGACCCCTTCAAGGCCACCGGCAAGCCCCACACCCTGTGGGTTGCATTCGCCAAGTTTTACGAGGACAACGGGCAGCTGGATGAC GCCCGCGTCATCCTGGAGAAAGCCACCAAGGTGAGCTTCAAGCAGGTGGACGACCTGGCCAGCGTGTGGTGCGAGTGTGGCGAGCTGGAGCTGCGGCACGAGAACTACGACCAGGCCTTGCGGCTGCTGCGA AAGGCGACGGCGCTGCCCGCCCGCCGCGCCGAGTACTTCGACGGCTCGGAGCCCGTGCAGAACCGCGTATACAAGTCTCTGAAGGTGTGGTCAATGCTGGCCGACCTGGAGGAGAGCCTCGGCACCTTCCAG TCCACCAAAGCCGTCTATGACCGCATCCTGGACCTGCGCATCGCCACGCCCCAAATCGTCATCAACTACGCCATGTTCCTGGAGGAGCACAAGTACTTTGAAGAGAGCTTCAAG GCGTACGAGCGCGGCATCTCGCTGTTCAAGTGGCCCAACGTGTCCGACATCTGGAGCACCTACCTGACCAAGTTCATCGCCCGCTACGGGGGCCAGAAGCTGGAGCGGGCACGGGACCTCTTTGAGCAGGCGCTGGATGGCTGCCCTCCCAAATACGCAAAGA CCCTGTACCTGCTGTACGCGCAGCTGGAGGAGGAGTGGGGCTTGGCCCGGCACGCCATGGCCGTGTACGAGCGCGCCACCAGGGCCGTGGAGCCTGCCCAGCAGTACGACATGTTCAACATCTACATCAAGCGGGCAGCCGAGATCTACGGGGTCACCCACACCCGCAGCATCTATCAGAAGGCCATCGAG GTGCTGTCAGACGAGCACGCCCGGGAGATGTGCCTGCGGTTCGCGGACATGGAGTGCAAGCTCGGGGAGATCGACCGCGCCCGGGCCATCTACAGCTTCTGCTCGCAGATCTGTGACCCCCGG ACGACCGGGGCCTTCTGGCAGACGTGGAAGGACTTCGAGGTCCGGCACGGCAACGAGGACACCATCCGGGAGATGCTGCGGATCCGCCGCAGCGTGCAGGCCACGTACAACACTCAGGTCAACTTCATGGCCTCCCAGATGCTCAAGGTGTCGGGCAGCGCCACGGGCACTG TGTCCGACCTGGCCCCCGGGCAGAGCGGCATGGATGACATGAAGCTGCTGGAACAGCGGGCCGAGCAGCTGGCGGCTGAGGCCGAGCAGGACCAGCCCTCGCGGGCCCAGAGCAAGATCCTGTTTGTGAG GAGTGACGCCTCCCGGGAGGAGCTGGCCGAGCTGGCCCAGCAGGCCAACCCGGAGGAGATCGAGCTGGGCGAGGACGAGGACGAGATGGACCTGGAGCCCAACG AGGTGCGTCTGGAGCAGCAGAGCGTGCCGGCCGCCGTGTTCGGGAGCCTGAAGGAAGACTGA